The segment AAAAAGTTATTTTGGTAACATTTTTTGTTAGTTTACTTATTAATGCTGTTATAGTCATATTGGCAAGGAAGATTGATGTTTTTATTACTGACCATCTTCATTCTGGACCGCAGAAGTTTCATGAAAATCCTACTCCAAGAATTGGTGGACTTGGTATATTTTTGGCAATGTCTGGCTGGTTTATAGTCAACAATTATTGGATTTTTTTATTAGTTTCTATTCCGGTTTTTTTAGCAGGTTTTATAGAAGATATAACAAAAACTCTAAATCCAAAAGTTAGATTGTTTTTAATGAGTGTAAGTGGAGTTTTGGCTTACTTCTTACTTGATGCTAAAATATTAAAGGTAAATCTTCCTATTGTTGATGATATTCTTGCTATACCTTTACTCTCTTTTTTATTTACCATTTTTGCATTAGTTGGAATAGCAAATGCTATAAATATTATTGACGGATTTAATGGACTCGCCAGTGGAGTTAGTATTATGATTTTATTTTCAATATCATTCGTTGCCAACAGTGTTGGAGATACTTTTATAAGAGATGTTTCTGTTGTCTTTATTTTTGCAATATTTGGATTTTTTGTTTTAAACTGGCCATTTGGAAAAATATTCTTAGGAGATGGTGGTGCATACTTTATAGGTTTTTTGGTTGGAGTATTAGCTGTGATTCTTGTAGAGAGAAATAATGTAGTTTCACCTTGGTTTGCTTTGACAGTAATGATTTATCCTATTTATGAAGTTTTGTTTTCAATATATAGAAAGAAATTTCTTAGAAACTTATCACCTTTCGAACCTGACAGTGTTCATTTTCACATGCTTATTTACAAAATTTTGATTAAAAGAATTTTCCCAGACAAAAACAAGTTGTTTAGAAACTCTACATCTTCTATTTTTATATGGATTTTAAACTTTATACCTATAACTTTATCTGTGATTTTTTAAAATAATACACTAATTTTGATTGTTATTTGTGTTTTATTTGCATTAGCTTATAAAACTGTATATAGGAAACTGATATATTCAAAAATAGGTAATTTTATAAATGG is part of the Calditerrivibrio nitroreducens DSM 19672 genome and harbors:
- a CDS encoding MraY family glycosyltransferase; protein product: MEEKVILVTFFVSLLINAVIVILARKIDVFITDHLHSGPQKFHENPTPRIGGLGIFLAMSGWFIVNNYWIFLLVSIPVFLAGFIEDITKTLNPKVRLFLMSVSGVLAYFLLDAKILKVNLPIVDDILAIPLLSFLFTIFALVGIANAINIIDGFNGLASGVSIMILFSISFVANSVGDTFIRDVSVVFIFAIFGFFVLNWPFGKIFLGDGGAYFIGFLVGVLAVILVERNNVVSPWFALTVMIYPIYEVLFSIYRKKFLRNLSPFEPDSVHFHMLIYKILIKRIFPDKNKLFRNSTSSIFIWILNFIPITLSVIF